From Cupriavidus taiwanensis, a single genomic window includes:
- a CDS encoding MmoB/DmpM family protein codes for MSRDHNTAEAYRNNRVGPVLRASSITSGVIEAAREDNPGKEIRVDDKLAYVRIDTDGELILRRATLEDTLGRPFRMSELEVNLSSFAGRIETTDDYVLFYYKKTL; via the coding sequence ATGAGCAGGGATCACAACACCGCCGAGGCGTACCGAAATAACCGCGTCGGCCCCGTGCTTCGCGCCAGCAGCATCACGTCCGGCGTCATCGAGGCCGCGCGGGAAGACAATCCGGGTAAGGAGATCCGTGTCGACGACAAGCTCGCATACGTGCGCATCGACACCGACGGCGAACTGATCCTGCGCCGAGCTACGCTGGAGGATACGCTGGGCCGCCCGTTCAGGATGTCCGAGCTGGAGGTCAACCTCAGCTCGTTCGCGGGCCGCATCGAGACCACGGACGACTACGTCCTCTTCTATTACAAAAAGACGCTGTAA
- a CDS encoding adenylyl-sulfate kinase produces MIQGLPGSGKTTLARMLLDLIPTASWVNADFVRDNINRDLTFSFVHRIEHARRMAEIANLTLNYGANDHCIVDFVCPTTETRRAFLGAAKYPVYTVFMNTITADESRFADTRKMYEVPTDYAFRVSGYKTAQELRDVARTIHLVLLSRSPSLSLTKLRRSL; encoded by the coding sequence ATGATTCAAGGCCTTCCGGGATCTGGCAAGACTACACTTGCTAGAATGCTTTTGGATTTAATTCCGACAGCCAGCTGGGTTAATGCGGATTTTGTTCGGGATAATATAAATCGTGACTTGACGTTTAGTTTTGTGCACCGAATCGAGCACGCTCGTCGTATGGCGGAAATCGCCAATCTGACGCTAAACTACGGTGCGAACGACCATTGCATTGTGGATTTTGTTTGTCCCACAACGGAAACGCGGAGAGCCTTTCTGGGGGCGGCAAAGTACCCAGTCTACACCGTGTTCATGAACACGATAACTGCTGACGAGTCTAGATTTGCAGATACGCGCAAAATGTATGAGGTTCCCACAGATTACGCGTTTCGGGTGAGCGGATATAAGACGGCGCAGGAATTGAGGGACGTTGCACGTACAATTCACTTGGTACTCCTAAGCAGATCCCCAAGTTTGTCGTTGACTAAACTCAGGCGGAGTCTTTGA
- a CDS encoding aromatic/alkene monooxygenase hydroxylase subunit beta: protein MTTQPDVLKPLKTWSHLAARRRKPSEYEIVSTNLHYTTDNPHAPFELDPNFEMAQWFKRHRNASPLKHADWNAFRDPDELVYRTYNILQDGQETYVSGLLDQFSQRGHDSMLEHSWAGTLARLYTPARYLFHTLQMGSAYVTQMAPASTISNCAAYQTADSLRWLTHTAYRTRELSQIFSDVGFGTDERRCWEQDPAWQGWRKLAEHALVAWDWAESFVACSLVLKPAMEEVVLRGLGEAARHNGDTLLGLLTDAQLADAQRHRGWAGALVRMALETPGNRDVLAGSISRWAGLADDAIAAYGAALPDAPNTKARACAAVRDFWDIIGLAGL, encoded by the coding sequence ATGACTACTCAACCGGACGTCCTCAAGCCGCTAAAGACCTGGAGCCACCTGGCCGCGCGGCGGCGCAAACCAAGCGAGTACGAGATCGTCTCGACGAATCTGCACTACACGACCGACAACCCCCACGCGCCGTTCGAACTCGATCCGAATTTCGAGATGGCGCAGTGGTTCAAGCGTCACCGCAACGCCTCGCCGCTGAAACACGCTGACTGGAACGCCTTTCGGGACCCCGACGAGCTCGTCTACCGCACCTACAACATTCTGCAGGACGGTCAGGAAACCTATGTGTCCGGTCTGCTGGACCAATTTTCCCAGCGCGGCCACGACTCCATGCTGGAGCACTCCTGGGCCGGCACGCTGGCGCGACTGTACACGCCGGCACGTTATCTGTTCCACACACTGCAAATGGGATCGGCCTACGTGACGCAGATGGCCCCCGCCTCCACGATCTCGAACTGCGCCGCCTACCAGACCGCCGACTCGCTGCGTTGGCTCACCCACACCGCGTATCGAACGCGAGAGCTGTCTCAGATCTTCAGCGACGTGGGCTTTGGCACCGACGAGCGCAGATGCTGGGAGCAAGATCCGGCCTGGCAGGGTTGGCGCAAGCTGGCCGAACACGCGCTCGTTGCATGGGACTGGGCAGAGTCCTTCGTCGCCTGCAGTCTAGTATTGAAGCCGGCGATGGAGGAAGTGGTCTTGCGCGGGCTTGGCGAGGCGGCGCGCCACAACGGCGACACCCTGCTCGGCTTGCTGACTGACGCGCAGCTTGCCGACGCCCAGCGGCACCGGGGCTGGGCCGGCGCGCTCGTCCGCATGGCCCTGGAGACCCCAGGCAATCGTGACGTGCTGGCCGGCTCGATTTCCCGGTGGGCGGGGCTCGCGGACGATGCGATTGCGGCCTACGGCGCGGCGTTGCCCGACGCGCCGAACACGAAGGCACGTGCCTGCGCGGCCGTGCGCGATTTCTGGGACATCATCGGCCTGGCGGGCCTGTAA
- a CDS encoding IS5 family transposase, giving the protein MKQTDLGLNLSTKRTRKREFLDEMNRVVPWADLVMLIAPYAPEGKRGRPPFAVEAMLRIHFLQQWFGLSDPAMEEALHDVPLYREFAGLDNWTVRLPDESTILRFRHLLEKHKLAAQILALVNDILRDKGLMLRAGTVVDATLISAPSSTKNGSGERDPEMHQSKKGNQWYFGMKAHIGVDAESGLVHTVRGTAGKVNDVVEGNSLLHGEETDAFGDAGYQGVEKRPDARAGVNWHVAMKPGKRRVLDQSKPLGALVDQVERIKAGIRAKVEHPFRVIKRQFGYTKVRYRGLRKNTAQLMTLFALSNLWMARGKLLAAGA; this is encoded by the coding sequence ATGAAACAAACTGACCTTGGACTGAACTTGTCGACCAAGCGCACCCGCAAGCGCGAATTCCTGGACGAGATGAACCGTGTGGTGCCATGGGCCGATCTGGTGATGCTGATCGCTCCGTACGCCCCGGAAGGCAAGCGCGGCCGTCCCCCGTTCGCGGTCGAGGCAATGCTGCGCATCCACTTCCTTCAGCAATGGTTCGGCCTGTCGGACCCGGCGATGGAAGAAGCGCTGCACGACGTGCCGCTGTATCGGGAGTTCGCCGGGCTGGACAACTGGACGGTGAGGCTGCCCGACGAGAGCACCATCCTGCGGTTCCGTCACCTGCTGGAGAAGCACAAGCTGGCCGCTCAGATCCTCGCGCTGGTCAACGACATCCTTCGCGACAAGGGATTGATGCTGCGCGCGGGCACGGTGGTGGACGCGACACTGATCAGCGCACCGAGTTCGACCAAGAATGGGTCGGGCGAACGCGACCCAGAGATGCACCAGAGCAAGAAAGGAAACCAGTGGTATTTCGGCATGAAAGCGCACATTGGCGTGGACGCCGAAAGCGGGCTGGTGCACACGGTGCGGGGCACGGCGGGCAAGGTCAACGACGTGGTTGAGGGCAACAGCCTGCTGCATGGAGAGGAAACCGACGCGTTCGGCGATGCGGGCTATCAGGGCGTGGAGAAGCGTCCGGACGCGCGGGCGGGCGTGAACTGGCACGTAGCGATGAAGCCAGGCAAACGTCGCGTCCTGGACCAAAGCAAACCACTTGGCGCGCTCGTCGATCAGGTCGAGCGAATCAAGGCGGGCATCCGGGCCAAGGTCGAGCATCCGTTCCGGGTCATCAAGCGGCAGTTCGGCTACACCAAGGTCCGCTATCGAGGGCTGAGGAAGAACACCGCGCAACTCATGACCTTGTTCGCACTGTCCAACTTGTGGATGGCGCGCGGCAAACTGCTGGCTGCCGGGGCATGA
- a CDS encoding type II toxin-antitoxin system MqsA family antitoxin: protein MTTHVLCDVCGEGHVASVYGQNEIEHKGATFSVPFVMSHCEECGSDYASASDMRQNKRAVVELRKKLECLLTGQEVHAIRVGAGLKKVQAVKIFGGGPVAFSKYEADDVTQSASMDKLIRVAAQVPTALAWLAHAAGEEEVATAICSKEVSRISTILEADGVLKDARCVVHAVLKHTLLDSPISCYSKVFVSESSEEDELAVDVQTGGTVHSMARFVQRKNAAYEMSLDYDAPASNLPAALKSMQSYKLEAA, encoded by the coding sequence ATGACTACGCATGTTCTCTGCGATGTGTGCGGGGAAGGCCATGTCGCGTCCGTGTATGGACAAAATGAGATCGAGCACAAGGGCGCAACGTTCTCTGTGCCATTTGTCATGTCGCACTGTGAGGAGTGTGGCAGTGACTACGCGTCAGCGTCTGACATGCGTCAGAACAAGCGCGCGGTAGTGGAGCTTCGTAAAAAGCTAGAGTGTCTTCTGACCGGGCAAGAGGTTCATGCCATCCGTGTCGGCGCAGGCCTGAAGAAGGTACAGGCAGTAAAAATATTCGGTGGTGGGCCGGTCGCCTTTTCGAAGTACGAAGCGGATGATGTGACCCAATCCGCATCAATGGACAAACTCATCCGCGTAGCTGCACAGGTCCCGACTGCATTGGCATGGCTTGCTCATGCGGCAGGTGAGGAAGAGGTTGCGACGGCGATCTGTTCCAAGGAAGTGTCCCGAATCTCTACCATCCTGGAAGCGGATGGAGTGTTAAAGGACGCACGATGTGTGGTTCACGCGGTCCTCAAACATACGCTGTTAGATTCTCCCATTTCCTGTTACTCGAAGGTCTTTGTATCCGAGAGCAGCGAAGAGGATGAACTTGCAGTTGATGTGCAGACAGGCGGGACAGTGCATAGTATGGCCCGCTTTGTTCAGCGCAAGAATGCAGCCTACGAAATGTCGCTCGATTATGACGCTCCAGCTTCGAACTTGCCTGCGGCACTGAAGAGCATGCAGAGCTATAAGTTAGAAGCAGCCTAA
- a CDS encoding IS4 family transposase translates to MPLTDLFASLTEYLHTKVFHDLARHPERPSAFTRQRKLTLPTLIAFMLGNLRMGVQAELDQFFAALARQNILRRCVSEQAFAQARSKLSGDVFAHLNDWLLRQVSDHLPRWHGFRLVAADASHLRFAIRHSHLPRAATRDQLAFGLYLPGAEIMLAASLHSVHENERQILFEHLDRLQSDDLLLLDRGYPARWLVAVLNQRKIPFCMRADGSGFAAVRHFVRSGRDEAIVTLPAPARNDARDYECAATPQTVRLIRQISPAGKVRVLITNLLDMHHYPAATFRDLYHQRWRLEEAFKRLKHRMALEHLSGLSQLAARQDFGAKILCDNLHALCCLTAAQEHDIDSDHRINRTYAITALKPVLPAVLLGLRWARAALNETLALIATRIHRVRPDRAKPVRLARSLIMLPIRLVDAYSNLGGLISPPGMSDGIVEELSNRYIIDALRRHKVNVRDISLIIDAAPASHEACQVFSIPTAYPTLRRLYSLKANSPTTSVIGVVESPFDRLACSASFEATY, encoded by the coding sequence ATGCCCCTGACCGATTTGTTCGCTTCGCTTACCGAATATCTGCACACCAAGGTCTTTCACGATCTTGCTCGCCATCCCGAACGACCCTCCGCATTCACCCGTCAGCGCAAGCTCACTCTGCCGACACTGATCGCCTTCATGCTTGGCAACTTGCGCATGGGCGTACAAGCCGAACTCGATCAATTCTTCGCCGCGCTCGCGCGCCAGAACATCTTGCGCCGTTGCGTCAGTGAACAAGCCTTCGCCCAGGCTCGCAGCAAACTCAGCGGCGATGTCTTTGCTCACCTCAATGACTGGCTGCTTCGGCAGGTGTCAGACCATTTGCCGCGCTGGCATGGCTTTCGGCTAGTCGCCGCGGACGCCTCACACCTGCGTTTCGCCATCCGCCACAGCCATCTGCCTCGAGCCGCCACTCGCGATCAACTCGCCTTCGGCCTATACCTGCCCGGGGCCGAGATCATGCTCGCCGCCTCACTGCACAGCGTGCACGAGAACGAACGCCAGATCCTGTTCGAGCATCTGGACCGCCTGCAATCCGACGACTTGCTCTTGCTCGATCGCGGCTACCCCGCCCGCTGGCTGGTGGCCGTGCTCAACCAACGAAAAATCCCTTTCTGCATGCGCGCCGACGGTAGCGGCTTTGCTGCCGTGCGGCACTTCGTCCGCTCCGGTCGCGACGAGGCCATCGTCACGCTCCCGGCTCCAGCCCGAAATGACGCGCGCGACTATGAGTGTGCGGCTACTCCGCAGACCGTCCGGCTGATCCGGCAGATCTCGCCAGCCGGCAAGGTGCGCGTGCTCATCACCAATCTGCTCGACATGCACCACTATCCGGCTGCCACCTTCCGCGATCTCTATCACCAGCGCTGGCGCCTCGAGGAGGCGTTCAAACGCCTCAAACACCGCATGGCACTCGAACATCTGTCCGGCCTCTCGCAGTTGGCCGCCAGGCAGGACTTCGGCGCCAAAATCCTATGTGACAACCTGCACGCCCTATGCTGCCTCACCGCCGCGCAGGAACATGACATTGACTCGGACCATCGGATCAACCGTACCTACGCCATTACCGCGCTCAAACCTGTCCTGCCTGCGGTTCTGCTCGGCCTGCGCTGGGCCAGGGCTGCTCTGAATGAGACCTTGGCCTTGATCGCAACACGTATCCATCGCGTGCGACCGGATCGCGCCAAGCCCGTCCGCCTCGCCAGAAGCCTCATCATGCTGCCTATAAGGCTTGTTGATGCTTACAGTAACTTGGGTGGATTGATTTCTCCCCCCGGGATGTCGGATGGGATCGTTGAAGAATTGAGTAATCGCTATATTATTGACGCGCTCCGGCGACATAAGGTCAACGTCAGGGATATTTCGCTCATTATCGATGCAGCACCCGCCTCACACGAAGCATGTCAAGTATTTTCGATTCCCACTGCCTACCCAACATTGCGCCGCCTCTACAGCCTGAAAGCGAATAGTCCTACAACGTCAGTTATTGGCGTGGTCGAATCCCCGTTCGATCGGCTAGCTTGCTCTGCGAGCTTTGAAGCGACCTACTAA
- a CDS encoding Rieske 2Fe-2S domain-containing protein, which produces MHKDTKNFQTVSTLDELWEGDMAEVVVDSHVIVLVRPRSGTPRAFQGICPHQDIPLVEGNFDGRVLMCRAHQWTFDANTGRGINPSGSRLAEYAIRVDGDDILIAVEGVEPLFANC; this is translated from the coding sequence ATGCATAAGGACACCAAAAATTTCCAGACAGTCTCCACACTCGACGAGCTGTGGGAAGGCGACATGGCCGAGGTCGTGGTGGACAGCCACGTCATCGTACTTGTCCGCCCACGAAGCGGCACGCCACGCGCATTCCAAGGCATCTGCCCGCACCAGGACATTCCGCTCGTAGAGGGAAATTTCGACGGGCGCGTACTGATGTGCCGGGCCCACCAGTGGACATTCGACGCCAACACAGGCAGGGGCATCAACCCCAGTGGATCCCGTCTCGCAGAGTATGCCATCAGGGTAGATGGTGACGACATACTTATCGCTGTCGAAGGCGTCGAACCACTGTTCGCCAATTGCTGA
- a CDS encoding IS5 family transposase, translating into MRGADTFTGSLFTMRRLEDFVPQSHPLRSIRTMANQALVKMDRLFAQMYEADIKGGRPSIAPEKLLRAMLLQVLYSIRSERQLMEQTQYNLLFRWFIGLSMDDSVWVPTVFTKNRERLIKHDAVIQFFNEVLAIAQKKNWLSGEHFSVDGTLIQAWAGHKSFVRKDGDDQDDDAGGSFKGRKRSNETHESKTDPDAKLYRKGKTSSELRYMGHTLSDNRHGLVVSAMVTKADGHAEREAAKVMLNDARQVIEDLNVEVTVGADKGYDAHEFIEACLEMKVTPHVAQNTSGRRSAVPDAIASSAGYAVSQQKRKLIEQGFGWVKTVGRMRQVMVRGLKKVDQMFVLSMAAYHLVRMRSLGQIRPQLQ; encoded by the coding sequence ATGCGCGGCGCAGATACCTTCACGGGAAGCTTGTTCACTATGCGGAGGCTGGAGGATTTCGTGCCGCAGTCCCATCCGCTGCGCTCGATCCGGACTATGGCCAACCAGGCGCTGGTGAAGATGGACCGGCTGTTCGCGCAGATGTACGAGGCCGATATCAAGGGTGGCCGCCCCAGTATCGCGCCGGAGAAGTTGCTGCGGGCCATGCTGCTGCAGGTGCTCTACAGCATTCGCTCTGAGCGCCAGCTCATGGAGCAGACGCAATACAACCTGCTGTTTCGCTGGTTCATCGGGCTGTCGATGGACGACTCAGTTTGGGTGCCCACGGTCTTCACCAAGAACCGCGAGCGACTGATCAAGCATGATGCGGTGATCCAGTTTTTCAACGAGGTGCTGGCCATCGCGCAGAAGAAGAACTGGCTGTCGGGTGAGCACTTCAGCGTGGACGGCACGCTGATACAGGCGTGGGCAGGCCACAAGAGCTTCGTGCGCAAGGATGGCGACGACCAAGACGATGACGCCGGCGGCAGCTTCAAAGGTCGCAAGCGCAGCAACGAGACACACGAATCCAAGACCGATCCCGATGCCAAGCTCTACCGCAAGGGCAAGACATCCAGTGAGCTGCGCTACATGGGTCATACCCTGAGCGACAACCGCCATGGCCTGGTGGTTAGCGCCATGGTGACCAAGGCGGACGGACACGCCGAGCGGGAGGCCGCAAAGGTCATGCTTAACGATGCCAGGCAGGTGATTGAAGACCTGAATGTGGAAGTCACCGTGGGCGCGGACAAGGGCTATGACGCGCACGAGTTCATTGAGGCCTGCCTGGAAATGAAGGTGACGCCCCACGTGGCGCAGAACACATCGGGTCGTCGCTCGGCCGTTCCTGATGCCATTGCTTCCAGCGCCGGTTATGCCGTCTCGCAACAAAAGCGCAAGCTGATCGAACAGGGCTTCGGGTGGGTCAAGACCGTGGGGCGCATGCGTCAGGTGATGGTGCGCGGTCTGAAGAAAGTCGATCAGATGTTTGTGCTGAGCATGGCCGCCTACCACCTCGTGCGCATGCGCTCGCTGGGACAAATCCGTCCGCAGTTGCAGTAA
- a CDS encoding aminotransferase class III-fold pyridoxal phosphate-dependent enzyme codes for MRTGSCATEAAVRIARRRTGQPIILTAGFHGWHDIFQRYPWSDDSTAKDHYIQDFQYDLDILQQMLSWNRGKVAGIVVTPEPSVFPPELLHQSARMAMLHGALLIVDEVLCGLRYADGGYCQAHRVPADLITLSEGLAQGIGLSAVIGTADAMSGADGVYLGNTYLRENRAFVAANLTQQIFEEDGIVARLADSGAVLKRLFHESFASFGIPARVLGSDAMFDIVMPSQRHGSAFVRRCLQYGIYTGYPATYMSNISMGNTFFSTLQEALKGALADYCKDEDMTARVTDRSMIEYCWRAFRATANTCLSNKTYWAQL; via the coding sequence TTGAGGACCGGATCTTGTGCAACGGAGGCAGCTGTCCGCATCGCACGACGTCGAACCGGTCAACCAATTATCCTAACAGCCGGTTTTCACGGTTGGCATGACATCTTCCAACGGTACCCGTGGTCTGACGATTCTACAGCCAAAGACCATTACATCCAGGACTTTCAGTATGACTTAGATATCTTGCAGCAGATGTTGAGTTGGAACAGAGGCAAAGTCGCCGGAATTGTAGTCACGCCAGAGCCATCGGTCTTTCCTCCGGAGTTACTCCACCAAAGCGCTAGAATGGCTATGCTGCATGGAGCGCTTTTGATCGTTGACGAGGTGCTTTGCGGACTTCGTTACGCCGACGGTGGTTACTGCCAAGCACACCGGGTCCCGGCCGACCTGATTACCTTGTCCGAAGGACTCGCACAGGGAATTGGCCTTTCTGCGGTTATTGGTACGGCCGATGCCATGTCCGGGGCGGATGGTGTTTATCTTGGCAACACCTACTTACGTGAAAATCGAGCCTTCGTAGCTGCTAATCTAACGCAGCAAATTTTCGAAGAAGATGGCATTGTAGCTCGCTTGGCGGATAGCGGCGCAGTGCTCAAGAGGTTGTTCCACGAGTCGTTCGCTAGCTTCGGAATACCCGCGCGTGTCTTAGGAAGCGACGCCATGTTCGATATTGTCATGCCTTCGCAAAGACATGGAAGTGCATTTGTCCGACGGTGCCTTCAATACGGTATATACACAGGCTACCCGGCAACTTACATGAGCAATATTTCCATGGGCAACACATTCTTCAGCACTTTACAAGAGGCGCTGAAGGGTGCGCTCGCGGACTACTGCAAAGACGAAGATATGACCGCGCGGGTTACAGATAGATCCATGATCGAATACTGTTGGCGAGCGTTTCGCGCGACAGCGAACACTTGCCTCTCCAACAAGACTTATTGGGCACAATTATGA
- a CDS encoding protein-export chaperone SecB, translating into MSVYPRNEPETLDPVENPAPIDTWGANIHCSLTHAEADKLEGGEVRDYMVALGIQVSDGPEKEVPYKIDVECVGYFSIPNGFPDAAERLEIAVVNGASLLYGAIREQIATVTSRCWYGELRLPSLNFREDGPAARAAAEAKRRAAEEKSGATQPSADPE; encoded by the coding sequence GTGAGCGTCTATCCCAGAAATGAGCCTGAGACGCTGGATCCAGTAGAGAACCCCGCGCCAATTGATACCTGGGGAGCAAATATTCATTGTTCCCTTACCCATGCCGAAGCTGATAAGCTAGAAGGCGGGGAGGTCCGCGACTATATGGTTGCGTTAGGGATTCAAGTCAGTGACGGCCCGGAGAAAGAAGTTCCTTACAAGATTGATGTCGAATGTGTGGGATATTTTTCGATACCAAATGGGTTCCCTGACGCGGCGGAACGTCTCGAAATCGCTGTTGTGAATGGTGCGTCTTTGCTCTATGGTGCGATCAGAGAGCAAATCGCAACCGTTACAAGTCGGTGTTGGTACGGTGAGCTACGATTGCCATCGCTGAATTTTCGAGAGGATGGCCCAGCGGCTCGCGCTGCGGCAGAGGCGAAGCGGCGCGCTGCAGAAGAAAAGAGCGGTGCAACTCAACCATCTGCCGATCCAGAGTGA
- a CDS encoding toluene-4-monooxygenase system B family protein translates to MALFPVISNFQYDFVLQLVAVDTENSMDEVAAAAAHHSVGRRVAPQPGKVLRVRRQGSDHFYPRDARLGDTDIKPMESLEFIFCDA, encoded by the coding sequence ATGGCACTGTTTCCAGTGATTTCGAATTTTCAATACGACTTCGTGCTGCAGCTCGTCGCCGTCGATACGGAGAACTCGATGGACGAGGTAGCGGCGGCCGCCGCGCACCATTCAGTCGGCCGTCGCGTAGCGCCTCAGCCCGGCAAGGTCTTGCGGGTGCGGCGCCAGGGGAGCGACCATTTCTATCCCCGCGACGCCCGGCTCGGCGACACCGATATCAAGCCGATGGAGTCACTCGAATTCATTTTTTGCGATGCATAA
- a CDS encoding IS5 family transposase: MRGADTFTESLFTMRRLEDFVPQSHPLRSIRTMANQALVKMDRLFAQMYEADIKGGRPSIAPEKLLRAMLLQVLYSIRSERQLMEQTQYSLLFRWFIGLSMDDSVWVPTVFTKNRERLIKHDAVIQFFNEVLAIAQKKNWLSGEHFSVDGTLIQAWAGHKSFVRKDGDDQDDDAGGNFKGRKRSNETHESKTDPDAKLYRKGKTSSELRYMGHTLSDNRHGLVVSAMVTKADGHAEREAAKVMLNDARQVIEDLNVEVTVGADKGYDAHEFIEACLEMKVTPHVAQNTSGRRSAVADAIASSAGYAVSQQKRKLIEQGFGWVKTVGRMRQVMVRGLKKVDQMFVLSMAAYHLVRMRSLGQIRPQLQ; encoded by the coding sequence ATGCGCGGCGCAGATACCTTCACGGAAAGCTTGTTCACTATGCGGAGGCTGGAGGATTTCGTGCCGCAGTCCCATCCGCTGCGCTCGATCCGGACTATGGCCAACCAGGCGCTGGTGAAGATGGACCGGCTGTTCGCGCAGATGTACGAGGCCGATATCAAGGGTGGCCGCCCCAGTATCGCGCCGGAGAAGTTGCTGCGGGCCATGCTGCTGCAGGTGCTCTACAGCATTCGCTCTGAGCGCCAGCTCATGGAGCAGACGCAATACAGCCTGCTGTTTCGCTGGTTCATCGGGCTGTCGATGGACGACTCAGTTTGGGTGCCCACGGTCTTCACCAAGAACCGCGAGCGACTGATCAAGCATGATGCGGTGATCCAGTTTTTCAACGAGGTGCTGGCCATCGCGCAGAAGAAGAACTGGCTGTCGGGTGAGCACTTCAGCGTGGACGGCACGCTGATACAGGCGTGGGCAGGCCACAAGAGCTTCGTGCGCAAGGATGGCGACGACCAAGACGATGACGCCGGCGGCAACTTCAAAGGTCGCAAGCGCAGCAACGAGACACACGAATCCAAGACCGATCCCGATGCCAAGCTCTACCGCAAGGGCAAGACATCCAGTGAGCTGCGCTACATGGGTCATACCCTGAGCGACAACCGCCATGGCCTGGTGGTTAGCGCCATGGTGACCAAGGCGGACGGACACGCCGAGCGGGAGGCCGCAAAGGTCATGCTTAACGATGCCAGGCAGGTGATTGAAGACCTGAATGTGGAAGTCACCGTGGGCGCGGACAAGGGCTATGACGCGCACGAGTTCATTGAGGCCTGCCTGGAAATGAAGGTGACGCCCCACGTGGCGCAGAACACATCGGGTCGTCGCTCGGCCGTTGCTGATGCCATTGCTTCCAGCGCCGGTTATGCCGTCTCGCAACAAAAGCGCAAGCTGATCGAACAGGGCTTCGGGTGGGTCAAGACCGTGGGGCGCATGCGTCAGGTGATGGTGCGCGGTCTGAAGAAAGTCGATCAGATGTTTGTGCTGAGCATGGCCGCCTACCACCTCGTGCGCATGCGCTCGCTGGGACAAATCCGTCCGCAGTTGCAGTAA
- a CDS encoding sterol desaturase family protein has product MAGFFVNSFKFVAIFATVCVALELMFPAYRYSFASYVRGVRNWIIRLGFAAVVWHVYAVALEWLGVKPLLTVNFGTLFHSDNAIISAGFGVLSGVLVAIAADFFRYWMHRAQHAIPFLWRMHATHHSIRELTAWNCAHHLSEPLIYAFFVAMPLALIRFESGVVPTVALTLIAFQVHLSHSSTRIHLGLLRYIVGDGKFHRIHHSIEARHRGRNFGTFTTLWDTIFRTAYWPTKDEWPEVGLASQSEPITVRDYLMFPFDQSRWRKATVGSGVRN; this is encoded by the coding sequence ATGGCCGGGTTTTTCGTAAACTCGTTCAAGTTCGTAGCGATATTCGCTACCGTCTGTGTCGCGCTCGAGCTGATGTTTCCGGCTTATCGATACAGTTTTGCGTCATATGTTCGCGGAGTACGAAATTGGATCATTCGCCTTGGGTTCGCTGCAGTTGTCTGGCACGTCTACGCTGTGGCTCTTGAATGGTTAGGGGTCAAGCCGCTCCTGACGGTGAATTTCGGGACGTTGTTTCACTCTGACAACGCAATTATTAGCGCGGGCTTCGGCGTTCTTTCAGGCGTTCTAGTCGCAATTGCCGCTGATTTCTTCCGCTACTGGATGCACCGTGCACAGCATGCTATTCCATTCCTGTGGCGCATGCACGCCACCCATCATTCTATCCGCGAACTGACGGCTTGGAATTGTGCTCATCACTTATCTGAGCCGCTTATTTATGCTTTTTTCGTCGCAATGCCGCTCGCTCTGATCCGCTTCGAATCTGGCGTCGTGCCAACTGTTGCCCTGACGCTGATTGCCTTTCAGGTCCACTTGTCTCACTCGAGCACGCGAATTCATCTTGGGCTGCTACGATACATCGTCGGGGATGGCAAGTTCCATCGTATTCACCATTCAATAGAAGCGCGTCACAGGGGCCGAAACTTCGGGACATTTACGACGCTCTGGGACACGATTTTCCGTACGGCGTACTGGCCGACAAAGGACGAGTGGCCGGAAGTTGGCCTCGCAAGCCAGTCTGAACCGATCACGGTGCGCGATTACCTTATGTTTCCTTTTGACCAAAGCCGCTGGCGCAAAGCGACGGTCGGAAGTGGCGTACGGAATTAA